Proteins from one Brevibacillus humidisoli genomic window:
- a CDS encoding ATP-binding protein: MNNKRVVLLSITVVTLLFLFVVVNALLDTTGSHTARQGVLDLRDWDWQERGTVTVRGEWRFYPQQLIDLSPEKVTESSVFIQLPGTWSEQDPAGRQLPPFGYGTYRLQILLDEELSGQTFAIYVPSVSAAHKLFVNGKLAGESGVPAASTDLYQARMVPYVAYQEIAGTQVELLIQTANYDRSFGGGMNRPIVFGVPAEVNKEHTYSLVLEMTTIIMLLLFALYFLLVYIYQSARNDWRYVIFFCLSAALYISIRGERWLYWLWSGIPDALAVKLLMLSGTGVGLFMLLFICRRYRPYTHPRVLQVLLWAVCGLGITYVIGSVPLITNILWLSVALQVAMTLYTLCVLLRAALNSGKETIYEFVMILCFVAAGLTDILNIWGIQEPNHLWSLQILTFAVVMSLMIVYRFVQTLYRLETSSGELLRMDRMRDEFLAHTSYELRTPLHAVINVAQSLLESKHKQPIVQQTEDIKLIVTVVRQLVRRLDDLLDWSQLRAGTVTIQPHVVHLPSLVSSLLDVLRHVVPKTEVQLVNQVPSDLPPVVADEQRLTQILSNLLHNALKHTKQGTITVSAQSSGSMLEIRVSDTGSGIPHGKQEGLFDAYEQAVPSTLFPYGTGMGLSITKKLVELQGGTIRVSSSLGQGATFTFTLPIAGADHRQLLPSMAAEELAAVITDQAECLAPTAFGSRDDKGDANILIVDDDPINLMVLRNLLELDHHQVAIVSTANEALEELHRLGGWELVILDLTMPEMSGFEICRRIREQYSLFELPVLMLTADGQTDDALAAFAAGANDLLTKPVESAELRARVRTMLQMKRSVADKIRMELAFLQAQIRPHFLFNTLNSIAALSEEDPDQMRELLTEFGRYLRESFRFENLQPFVPLERELQLVRSYLHIEQIRYEDRLRVQFDLPDNLRYRIPPLTIQPIVENAVRHGIMKRPEGGEIHIQVKEEEDSLVITVRDNGVGIPPDKMVALMKDEPTGGIGLKNINRRMKQLFGHGMSIHSTPTVGTTISIRLPKAEVAGDESDTGR; this comes from the coding sequence ATGAACAACAAGCGGGTCGTTCTACTATCTATTACAGTGGTCACCCTTCTGTTCCTGTTCGTGGTCGTCAACGCGCTGCTGGACACAACTGGATCTCATACGGCCCGACAAGGTGTGCTCGATCTGCGGGACTGGGACTGGCAGGAGCGAGGGACGGTAACGGTGAGAGGAGAATGGCGGTTCTATCCACAGCAGTTGATTGACTTGTCTCCTGAAAAAGTGACGGAATCATCAGTCTTTATACAGCTGCCTGGAACGTGGAGTGAACAGGATCCGGCAGGACGGCAGCTGCCACCATTCGGTTACGGTACCTACCGCCTGCAGATTCTGCTGGACGAGGAACTGTCCGGACAGACTTTTGCTATTTATGTACCGTCTGTCTCTGCCGCGCACAAGTTGTTCGTCAACGGAAAGCTGGCAGGGGAGAGCGGCGTTCCGGCAGCGAGTACAGATCTCTATCAGGCCCGGATGGTACCGTATGTCGCCTATCAGGAAATAGCAGGGACGCAGGTTGAACTCCTGATACAAACCGCCAATTACGACCGCTCCTTTGGCGGTGGAATGAATCGCCCCATCGTGTTTGGTGTGCCTGCTGAGGTAAACAAGGAACACACGTATTCGCTCGTGCTCGAAATGACGACCATTATTATGCTGTTGTTGTTTGCCCTTTATTTCTTGCTGGTTTACATCTATCAGTCGGCGCGGAACGATTGGCGTTACGTGATCTTTTTCTGCTTATCAGCCGCACTTTACATCTCGATTCGCGGGGAGCGGTGGCTCTATTGGCTCTGGTCAGGCATCCCCGACGCTTTGGCTGTCAAGCTGTTGATGCTGAGTGGGACAGGTGTCGGATTATTCATGCTACTGTTTATCTGCAGGCGTTACCGGCCATACACCCATCCACGAGTGCTGCAGGTGCTGCTGTGGGCTGTGTGCGGACTGGGGATCACCTATGTCATCGGCAGTGTCCCTTTGATCACAAACATCCTCTGGCTCTCGGTAGCCCTGCAGGTGGCGATGACACTCTACACACTCTGCGTATTGTTGAGGGCGGCACTGAACAGTGGCAAAGAGACGATTTACGAGTTTGTGATGATTTTGTGTTTTGTCGCAGCCGGATTGACCGATATTCTGAATATATGGGGGATTCAGGAGCCGAATCATCTGTGGTCGCTGCAGATATTGACGTTTGCGGTCGTTATGTCTCTGATGATCGTCTATCGCTTTGTTCAGACGCTTTACCGCCTGGAGACGTCGTCTGGCGAATTGCTGCGAATGGACCGGATGAGGGATGAATTCCTGGCTCATACATCCTACGAACTGCGCACACCTTTGCATGCAGTAATCAACGTCGCCCAATCGCTGTTGGAGAGTAAGCACAAACAGCCAATCGTCCAGCAAACAGAAGATATAAAGTTGATTGTCACCGTAGTTCGGCAATTGGTTCGTCGGCTGGATGACTTGCTTGACTGGTCTCAATTACGTGCGGGGACCGTGACGATTCAGCCTCATGTAGTCCATCTGCCCAGTCTGGTCTCAAGCCTCTTGGATGTACTGCGTCATGTCGTTCCAAAAACTGAGGTACAGCTGGTCAACCAGGTTCCATCCGACCTTCCACCTGTCGTGGCTGACGAACAGCGACTGACACAGATCCTGAGCAATCTGCTGCACAATGCGTTAAAACATACCAAGCAAGGTACCATCACCGTATCGGCTCAATCATCAGGCTCCATGTTGGAGATTCGAGTGTCCGATACAGGCAGCGGCATTCCCCATGGAAAGCAGGAGGGTCTCTTTGACGCCTATGAGCAGGCTGTTCCGTCAACCCTTTTTCCATACGGGACGGGGATGGGGCTTAGTATCACCAAGAAACTGGTCGAACTTCAGGGTGGCACGATTCGCGTCAGCTCCTCTCTCGGACAAGGAGCAACGTTCACCTTTACCCTGCCCATCGCCGGAGCAGATCATCGCCAATTGCTGCCTTCGATGGCAGCAGAGGAACTGGCTGCGGTGATTACAGATCAGGCGGAATGTCTGGCACCGACCGCGTTTGGCAGCAGGGATGACAAAGGGGATGCCAATATTCTGATTGTCGACGATGACCCTATCAATCTGATGGTTCTGCGAAACCTGCTGGAACTGGATCATCATCAGGTAGCGATCGTCTCCACAGCAAATGAGGCGTTGGAAGAGCTGCACCGACTAGGAGGCTGGGAACTGGTCATCCTGGACTTGACGATGCCGGAGATGTCCGGCTTTGAGATTTGCCGCAGGATTCGAGAACAATACTCGTTGTTTGAACTGCCGGTCTTGATGCTGACGGCTGACGGACAAACAGACGATGCGTTGGCGGCATTTGCGGCCGGAGCAAACGACCTGCTTACCAAGCCGGTCGAATCTGCAGAACTGAGAGCACGTGTGCGCACCATGCTGCAGATGAAACGATCGGTTGCTGACAAAATCCGCATGGAACTGGCGTTTTTACAAGCGCAAATCAGACCCCATTTTCTGTTTAATACCCTTAACTCCATCGCTGCCCTCAGCGAGGAGGACCCGGATCAGATGAGGGAGTTGCTTACCGAATTCGGTCGCTATTTGCGGGAAAGCTTTCGTTTTGAGAACCTGCAGCCGTTTGTACCGCTGGAGCGGGAACTTCAGTTGGTACGGTCGTACCTGCACATCGAACAAATCCGTTATGAGGACAGGCTGCGAGTACAGTTTGACCTGCCGGACAACCTGCGCTACCGGATTCCTCCGCTGACGATTCAGCCGATCGTAGAGAACGCCGTGCGTCACGGGATCATGAAGCGTCCGGAGGGAGGAGAGATTCACATTCAGGTGAAAGAAGAAGAGGACAGTCTGGTAATCACGGTACGTGATAATGGGGTGGGGATTCCCCCCGACAAGATGGTGGCTTTGATGAAAGACGAACCAACGGGAGGCATCGGGCTGAAGAACATCAACCGTCGGATGAAGCAATTGTTCGGCCACGGCATGTCCATTCACAGTACTCCTACAGTTGGAACAACCATCAGCATTCGATTACCGAAAGCAGAGGTGGCAGGAGATGAGAGCGATACTGGTCGATGA
- a CDS encoding response regulator, whose product MRAILVDDERLALNSLGKLLQEVDELEIVGKYQDPRLALEEAVRIKPDVVFLDVEMPGLNGIDAAERLLRFLPNADVVFVTGFDEYAVKAFELNVLDYILKPVRRDRLVKTVHRIVKRRGETATNVSAGSGMIRCFQSLQYETASRGLEAIRWRTAKAQELFAYLLYRRGQPVRKDALLELFWPDTDWKKGFTQLYTTVYQIRKTLEALGTGMRIDNCDDSYLLILNDVKLDVEEWEREIRKAIPITAETLHEHLRLLELYRGDYLADYDYLWAESERERLRALWLQHALQLAEYLIEYGKFANALAICHRIIYFHPHVEEGYFTLMRLYDRLGDRDSVEQQYHKLVKMLEEEFGAEPHPSIQQWFRLWKKEKGTYNPKRLV is encoded by the coding sequence ATGAGAGCGATACTGGTCGATGATGAACGATTGGCGCTAAACAGTCTGGGAAAACTGCTGCAAGAGGTTGACGAGCTTGAGATTGTCGGCAAATACCAGGACCCGCGACTTGCTCTGGAAGAAGCGGTCCGCATCAAACCTGATGTTGTCTTTCTCGATGTAGAGATGCCTGGGTTGAACGGCATCGATGCTGCGGAGCGGCTGCTACGCTTCTTGCCCAATGCAGACGTTGTTTTTGTCACGGGATTTGACGAGTACGCTGTAAAAGCGTTTGAACTGAATGTGCTTGACTATATATTAAAACCGGTACGCCGAGACAGGCTGGTCAAAACTGTTCACCGAATTGTCAAAAGACGGGGAGAGACTGCCACAAACGTATCGGCAGGATCCGGGATGATCCGCTGCTTCCAGTCGCTGCAGTATGAGACCGCCTCGCGCGGCCTGGAGGCGATTCGCTGGCGAACCGCCAAAGCACAGGAATTGTTTGCTTATCTGCTGTACCGACGCGGTCAGCCGGTGCGCAAGGATGCGCTGCTTGAACTGTTTTGGCCGGACACTGATTGGAAGAAAGGATTTACCCAGTTATACACGACCGTATATCAGATTCGGAAAACGCTCGAAGCTTTGGGGACGGGAATGCGAATCGACAACTGTGATGATAGTTACCTGCTCATCCTGAATGATGTGAAGTTGGATGTGGAAGAGTGGGAGAGGGAGATTCGCAAAGCGATTCCCATAACGGCGGAGACCTTGCACGAACACCTGCGGCTGCTAGAGCTCTACCGCGGCGATTACCTGGCCGATTACGACTATCTGTGGGCGGAGAGTGAGCGGGAGCGGTTGCGAGCGCTTTGGTTGCAGCATGCGTTGCAACTGGCTGAGTATCTGATCGAGTATGGAAAGTTTGCCAATGCATTAGCCATCTGTCATCGTATTATCTATTTCCATCCACATGTAGAGGAAGGCTATTTTACGCTGATGCGGCTATACGATAGATTGGGTGATCGGGATTCCGTGGAACAGCAGTACCATAAACTGGTCAAAATGCTGGAGGAGGAGTTTGGAGCCGAACCTCATCCATCGATACAGCAGTGGTTCAGGCTCTGGAAAAAAGAAAAAGGGACTTACAATCCGAAACGATTGGTATGA
- a CDS encoding response regulator — translation MIVDDATFMRRILREIVEGIGLQVVAEAENGEEAVKLFRVYRPTLVTMDLTMPVMDGMTALKKIVEIDHRATIVVCSALGQRDIVIQSIAAGARDFIVKPLQEDRVRHTIQNVLEMGSGF, via the coding sequence ATGATCGTCGACGACGCTACTTTCATGCGGAGAATTTTGCGTGAAATCGTCGAAGGGATCGGTCTGCAGGTCGTGGCTGAAGCGGAAAATGGCGAAGAGGCAGTCAAGTTATTTCGGGTCTATCGTCCTACTTTGGTGACGATGGATCTCACCATGCCTGTCATGGACGGTATGACAGCGCTAAAGAAGATCGTGGAGATCGATCACAGGGCTACCATTGTTGTTTGTTCGGCGCTAGGACAGCGAGATATTGTGATCCAGTCAATCGCCGCAGGGGCCAGAGACTTCATCGTGAAACCACTGCAGGAAGATCGGGTGCGACATACGATTCAAAACGTTTTAGAGATGGGCAGCGGTTTTTAA
- a CDS encoding NAD-dependent epimerase/dehydratase family protein, producing MNVLITGGYGFIGSAVAERFYKEGHRIYIIDNLSAGRREHVTVPHKFYQLNVEDQACEEVFRSVAFDVVIHLAAQTQVTSSLEQPLTDTRTNILGLVNMLNCARLHKVGKFILASSAAVYGEGSLPAKEEDPCKPLSPYGTNKQLGEVYCQKWQEIYGLETLCLRFANVYGPRQGSRGEGGVISVFLQQVRDEKPLTIYGDGSQTRDFIYVDDVADAIYRGATNSASGIYNVSSGVEVSLHDLIEAIRSFAVVPDVVYREGREGEILRSCLDNTRLKQELDWIPLYTLQEGLAQTYEWVCRQEAAAASQEAPVPRETPKWLSVVRPFVENALAFGVVFLLSRDQSGYFYQTIFDYKLIYILLMALFYGSRQSFLSSLAVITLYVTDSLDNGRDWGALLYDPETLFVAALYLFFGLAVGFMTDKHKKELQFARNELHVEQQRYRLLMDVYKDTRSVKEALQKQVLTNRDSLGRLQSIVAELESLEPEEVVSASVTVLENVLDSNRISVYSVSQTGYMRLLLKSNAPEFQLPRTLHLNDAPALATVVGKQRLWVNKNLTPELPMYAAPIVHDGETVAIVCLHDQTFERFTLYHENLFKVAVELLSRSLSRAFTYVSATGMERYVEGTAILQEAVFREVVRSKLKAKERSQADFTLLAVQTAEVEVKKVAERVMQQMRDTDYMGMMEGRLVLLLSNTGAAEAQSAIERLQRNGIVTEPFSGGVTYA from the coding sequence ATGAATGTCCTGATTACCGGAGGGTATGGTTTTATCGGCTCCGCAGTTGCCGAACGATTTTACAAGGAAGGACATCGGATTTACATCATTGATAATCTGTCTGCGGGACGGCGCGAACACGTAACCGTTCCCCACAAATTTTATCAACTCAATGTGGAAGATCAGGCGTGTGAAGAAGTGTTTCGCAGTGTTGCCTTTGACGTCGTCATCCACCTGGCAGCACAGACGCAGGTTACCTCGTCCCTGGAGCAGCCGCTGACGGACACTCGCACCAACATACTGGGTTTGGTAAACATGTTGAACTGTGCACGGCTGCATAAGGTTGGGAAGTTTATTTTGGCCTCGTCGGCGGCGGTATATGGGGAGGGCAGCCTGCCTGCGAAAGAGGAGGACCCGTGCAAGCCTCTCTCCCCTTATGGAACCAACAAACAGTTAGGGGAAGTGTACTGCCAAAAATGGCAGGAAATCTACGGGCTGGAAACACTCTGCCTGCGCTTTGCCAACGTGTACGGACCGAGACAGGGAAGCCGCGGGGAAGGGGGAGTCATCTCCGTATTTTTGCAACAGGTACGCGACGAAAAACCGCTGACGATCTACGGGGACGGAAGTCAGACCCGTGATTTTATTTACGTAGATGATGTGGCTGATGCCATCTACCGTGGTGCTACCAACAGTGCAAGCGGGATTTACAATGTCTCCAGTGGTGTTGAGGTAAGTCTTCACGATTTGATTGAGGCGATTCGTTCATTTGCCGTGGTTCCCGACGTCGTCTATCGCGAAGGGAGAGAAGGGGAGATACTGCGCTCGTGTCTGGACAACACGCGACTGAAGCAGGAGCTGGATTGGATACCTCTCTATACGCTGCAGGAAGGGTTGGCCCAGACATATGAATGGGTATGCAGGCAAGAAGCGGCTGCAGCCAGTCAGGAAGCGCCCGTTCCCCGGGAGACGCCGAAATGGCTTTCAGTTGTTCGGCCATTCGTGGAGAATGCACTCGCGTTTGGAGTGGTGTTTCTGCTCTCCCGTGATCAAAGCGGATATTTTTATCAGACCATTTTTGACTATAAATTGATCTATATTTTGCTGATGGCCTTGTTCTACGGTTCGCGACAGTCTTTCCTGTCGTCGCTGGCTGTTATCACGTTGTACGTGACGGACAGTCTGGACAACGGCCGTGACTGGGGAGCACTGCTGTACGACCCGGAAACACTGTTCGTGGCGGCGTTGTATCTATTTTTTGGACTAGCTGTCGGATTTATGACGGATAAGCACAAAAAGGAACTGCAGTTCGCACGCAACGAGCTGCATGTTGAACAACAGCGCTATCGACTGCTGATGGATGTGTACAAAGATACCCGCAGCGTCAAGGAAGCCCTGCAAAAGCAGGTGCTGACCAACCGGGACAGCCTTGGGAGACTCCAGTCGATCGTCGCTGAACTGGAGAGTCTGGAGCCAGAAGAGGTGGTTAGCGCTTCTGTAACCGTGCTGGAAAACGTACTCGATTCAAACAGGATCTCCGTCTATTCTGTTTCCCAGACAGGCTACATGCGGCTTTTGTTGAAGTCAAACGCACCTGAATTCCAACTGCCGCGCACGCTCCATCTCAATGACGCGCCAGCGTTAGCGACGGTTGTCGGCAAACAACGTCTTTGGGTGAACAAAAACCTGACTCCTGAGCTGCCGATGTATGCTGCACCGATCGTGCACGATGGAGAGACAGTGGCGATCGTCTGCCTGCACGACCAAACATTTGAACGATTTACGCTCTACCATGAGAACCTGTTTAAAGTAGCGGTCGAACTGCTCTCCCGCTCGCTGTCCCGTGCCTTTACCTACGTGTCTGCGACAGGGATGGAGCGATACGTTGAGGGAACGGCGATTCTGCAGGAAGCAGTGTTTCGAGAAGTGGTTCGCAGCAAGCTGAAAGCCAAAGAACGCTCTCAGGCCGACTTCACGCTTCTGGCCGTTCAGACGGCAGAGGTGGAAGTGAAAAAAGTGGCCGAGCGAGTGATGCAGCAGATGCGCGACACCGATTATATGGGTATGATGGAGGGGCGTCTGGTGCTGCTTTTATCCAACACCGGAGCAGCAGAAGCACAGTCAGCGATCGAACGGCTGCAGCGAAACGGGATTGTCACCGAACCGTTCAGCGGAGGGGTGACCTATGCTTGA
- a CDS encoding DUF2194 domain-containing protein, with the protein MLVRSQSLKRIIVLLAFVLLLTLLMHMSRSDILLQLNQYGTAEEQSAEIAPRDALTADEWKRMNQARLMVLYEPGNPSSEKITHNVEQTLISMKKSYRLAEVGGERPDLQQVDAIMVTFSDLSLLGELGWLDRYVAEGGHVLFATVPDLNDAFYTIYRKLGILEIGAYLEANVINLHTNILIGHAGDTFVDPNLPNEILRVKLADSSRVHATAENGVPLVWEAPYGKGSFLICNGTMLLDTASRGLLAGALGMMLPDFIYPVINTKVMYIDDFPAPFPLGTNPSIYREYQLDLPQFYKKVWWPDMIRLGQAYDLVYTGALIATYEDDVTPPFDWQNDADLANLILYGRELLKEGGEIAVHGYNHQSLTTTRRISFAFGYNQWSSIDEMTQSLRAVREYIEAAFPHYRLRTYVPPSNALGPEGREAVKEALPDVRAISSLAGEDGRNLSYLQEYGVAEDGIVEMPRITYGYWIGAYEQWSMANAVTVWGVFSHFVHPDDILDQKRSEGKGWSELYADFERFVALVHERHGWLRSMTAADASVQVKRWALSKPVFEYRPDGVYGYVNNFTGELYFVLRSDRTFAKANNCKVLRIDEGVYLVRAQQETFSIEWTEEG; encoded by the coding sequence ATGCTCGTTAGATCGCAATCTCTCAAACGGATCATCGTACTACTCGCGTTTGTCCTGCTGTTAACTCTGTTGATGCATATGTCACGCTCCGATATCCTCCTGCAATTGAACCAGTATGGAACGGCCGAAGAACAGTCAGCCGAGATAGCTCCACGAGATGCGCTGACGGCGGATGAGTGGAAGCGCATGAATCAGGCAAGGCTGATGGTTCTGTACGAACCGGGCAATCCGTCGAGTGAAAAGATCACCCATAATGTGGAGCAAACACTGATCAGCATGAAGAAATCGTACCGCCTCGCCGAAGTTGGCGGTGAACGGCCTGACCTGCAGCAGGTGGATGCGATTATGGTGACTTTTTCCGATCTGTCTCTGCTGGGAGAGCTAGGCTGGCTGGACCGTTATGTGGCCGAAGGGGGACACGTATTGTTTGCGACTGTTCCCGATTTAAACGATGCATTTTACACGATCTACCGCAAGCTAGGAATTCTGGAGATCGGTGCGTATCTGGAAGCAAATGTTATTAACCTGCACACCAACATCTTGATTGGACATGCTGGTGATACATTTGTCGATCCGAACCTGCCAAATGAGATTCTGCGGGTAAAACTGGCAGACAGCAGCCGGGTCCATGCGACCGCGGAGAATGGAGTGCCGCTTGTCTGGGAGGCACCATACGGGAAGGGATCTTTTCTGATATGCAACGGGACGATGCTGCTGGATACGGCCAGCCGCGGTTTACTGGCTGGTGCGCTTGGGATGATGCTGCCGGATTTTATCTACCCGGTGATTAACACTAAGGTTATGTACATCGATGATTTCCCAGCGCCCTTCCCATTAGGAACAAACCCGTCCATCTATCGAGAGTACCAGCTCGATTTGCCGCAGTTTTACAAAAAGGTGTGGTGGCCGGACATGATACGGCTGGGGCAAGCCTACGATCTGGTCTATACAGGGGCGCTGATTGCCACCTACGAGGATGACGTGACGCCCCCCTTCGACTGGCAAAACGATGCCGATCTGGCCAATCTGATCCTCTACGGACGTGAATTGCTCAAAGAAGGCGGGGAGATCGCCGTTCATGGATACAATCACCAATCGCTCACCACGACCAGGCGTATCTCGTTTGCGTTTGGCTACAACCAGTGGTCTAGCATAGATGAGATGACGCAGTCGCTGCGTGCAGTGCGGGAATATATCGAGGCGGCATTCCCCCACTATCGTTTGCGTACTTATGTCCCGCCTTCCAACGCATTAGGTCCGGAAGGGCGCGAAGCAGTCAAAGAGGCCCTGCCGGATGTACGCGCCATCTCCTCCCTCGCTGGAGAAGATGGTCGGAATCTGTCCTACCTGCAGGAATACGGAGTTGCGGAGGATGGCATTGTCGAAATGCCGCGAATCACCTACGGATACTGGATCGGAGCATATGAACAGTGGAGCATGGCCAACGCCGTTACGGTATGGGGCGTCTTTTCTCACTTTGTTCACCCGGACGATATCCTTGATCAAAAACGCAGCGAGGGCAAAGGGTGGTCGGAATTGTACGCCGACTTTGAGCGTTTTGTCGCCTTGGTCCATGAGCGGCATGGCTGGCTGCGCAGCATGACGGCGGCCGATGCCAGCGTGCAGGTGAAGCGATGGGCGCTGAGCAAACCCGTCTTTGAATATCGACCGGACGGAGTATACGGGTACGTGAACAACTTTACTGGTGAACTGTATTTTGTGCTGCGCTCGGACAGAACGTTTGCCAAAGCAAATAACTGCAAAGTCTTGCGGATTGACGAAGGTGTCTATCTGGTGCGGGCACAGCAGGAAACATTTTCGATTGAATGGACTGAAGAAGGATGA
- the pelF gene encoding GT4 family glycosyltransferase PelF: protein MKICIIAEGSYPYITGGVSSWIHTLIRSMLQHEFIIYAIGAEQRYRGSYKYELPANVERVEEVFLDSFHLEENRWGRTYKTGEQERAALQSLIAGDNETDWDQLFRTLRDEKWRTSTEFLMSRDYFDLLSELCRVRFEQLPFTEMFWTVRSMLLPLVQLIRRPLPEADLYHAVSTGYAGVIASLGKHLYQKPMLLTEHGIYSREREEEIIKADWVKGYFKDLWIRYFYGLSRCAYHYADQVVTLFERNREIEVELGCPESKISIVPNGIKVEEYLDLPSKPEEDKMIQIGAIVRVVPIKDIKTMLYSFAAVKREVPNATFTIMGPHDEDQEYYRECIDLVRILELEDVAFTGSVDVKQYLGRMDIIVLTSISEGQPLAVLEAMAAGKPVVATDVGNCREMLYGSEADRAYGRAGTVVPVLDDQEIAKAIIALCDSKTDRQVMGMNGRRRVMNAYTHELFIDRYESLYMSLGLALRR, encoded by the coding sequence ATGAAGATTTGTATCATTGCCGAAGGTTCGTATCCTTACATTACCGGCGGAGTCTCCAGTTGGATCCACACCCTGATTCGTTCCATGCTCCAGCATGAGTTTATCATTTACGCAATTGGGGCTGAACAGCGGTATCGCGGCAGCTACAAGTACGAGCTGCCAGCCAACGTGGAACGGGTAGAAGAAGTGTTTCTCGACTCCTTTCATTTGGAAGAGAATCGCTGGGGGCGTACCTACAAGACCGGTGAACAAGAACGGGCGGCTCTGCAGTCTTTGATTGCCGGGGACAATGAGACAGACTGGGATCAACTGTTCCGTACGCTGCGCGATGAAAAGTGGCGAACCTCGACAGAGTTTTTGATGAGCCGCGATTATTTTGATCTGTTGAGTGAGTTGTGCCGAGTGCGATTTGAACAACTGCCGTTTACCGAGATGTTTTGGACCGTGCGCTCGATGCTGCTGCCACTGGTCCAGCTGATCCGTCGCCCTTTGCCGGAAGCCGATCTGTACCATGCCGTATCGACCGGTTATGCCGGCGTGATCGCCAGCCTTGGCAAACACCTCTATCAAAAGCCAATGCTGCTGACCGAGCACGGCATCTATTCGCGTGAGCGTGAAGAGGAGATCATCAAGGCGGACTGGGTAAAAGGGTATTTCAAGGATCTCTGGATTCGCTACTTTTATGGATTATCGCGTTGTGCCTACCATTATGCCGATCAAGTGGTTACGTTGTTTGAACGGAATCGGGAGATTGAGGTAGAGTTAGGCTGCCCGGAGTCCAAAATCTCCATTGTTCCGAACGGTATCAAGGTGGAAGAGTATTTGGACCTTCCTAGCAAACCAGAAGAAGACAAGATGATTCAGATCGGGGCGATCGTCCGCGTCGTGCCGATCAAGGATATCAAAACGATGCTTTACAGTTTTGCGGCCGTCAAGCGAGAGGTACCGAATGCGACGTTCACGATCATGGGGCCGCATGACGAGGATCAGGAGTATTACCGTGAGTGCATCGATTTGGTCAGGATACTGGAACTGGAGGATGTTGCGTTCACCGGAAGCGTTGATGTCAAACAGTATCTCGGCCGGATGGATATCATCGTCCTAACCAGCATCAGCGAAGGACAGCCGTTGGCCGTACTAGAAGCGATGGCGGCGGGCAAACCGGTCGTAGCCACCGATGTCGGCAATTGCCGGGAGATGCTGTACGGCAGTGAGGCGGACCGTGCATACGGACGTGCGGGAACGGTGGTCCCGGTGCTGGACGATCAAGAGATTGCCAAAGCGATCATCGCATTATGCGACAGCAAGACGGATCGTCAGGTGATGGGAATGAACGGGCGCCGACGGGTGATGAACGCATACACCCATGAGTTGTTTATCGATCGGTATGAATCGCTGTACATGTCGCTCGGATTAGCATTGAGGAGGTGA